The Triticum urartu cultivar G1812 chromosome 5, Tu2.1, whole genome shotgun sequence genome contains the following window.
cgcttGCGCGCCCGCTCGCCGAGCCCGCCCGCCTCGCTTGCTCGCCGGCGCATGCAAcagtgggtgggtgggtgggttgGTGGTCCCTTTTTATTTGTATGACATGCGGGCCACACTGCACATGTAAGCGAACCGAGGCGGACGAGGAGTGGCCAGAAAGCGTCCGTCTGTGTCCGCTTTGGCCTTAAAACGAGACCAACTTTGATCCAGAGATGAGGCGAAACGGACACGAAACGGACAAAAAGATAAAATGAGTTCTGCCGCTGGGTCGTCTGGTATATCCGTTTTACCTCAAACGGACACACCCAGACAAAATGGGGTcgtgcggtggagttggccttagtGCTGTTGCGTCTCCTCTGCTCGTTTTCCTCTTCTATCGAGTCCAAACTGAGACGATTTCTACTTACATTGATCCCTCCCTTTGTCTTTTTTTCTCGCCAAAAGTTTTGTGTAAAAGGGGGTGACCGCCCTGGTACGTTTGTTTTTCTGCTTCAAATGTTGGATACTACGTGCGCTGTGACCTATACTTTTTGCAAAGTGATGGTGAGGAATCCTTGCTTGGAATGGAACCGTGTCCTGCGGGTAGATTCAAACCAAAGGCAGGGGCCTTTTTGCAAAATGCCACGTGCTGACCGGTCGGCACCAGGCGTCCACTTGTCACTTTGTGATTGGTCAGGACCAAATTTGCACATTTGATGCAAGTTCAAGGACTGGATAGGGTCAAAATGCAAGTTCTTGAACCAAACCATCACATTTGATGCAAGTTGTAGGACTCCCAGTGCTTTTAACTCATGGAATATCAAGGCAACACATCAAAATCGTTTGACTGTGATGCTGGGCAACGTTTTCACGCAGGTGCCTAGATACTGCTAGCTTTGCAGTGGTTCCACCTCCACGCGTCCAGGATCCCTCCTAGTGAATGAGCTGAGTTGCTAAGCGCGTGTCTGGTTGTCATGTCAAATATTACCAGCATTGCATATTTGTCTTAGTTCAGCCTGGCTGAGTAAAAACAGGTTAAAAATCAATATCTGCATGTTGTTTGGTCGTTCATATTGCATCAGTGGTGATTTTAGGGCTAGCTGTTTGGTTGCACACATATGTGCTTCAGAAGTCGGCAGATGCACATCATACCTGTTTGGCTGCGTGCACGTTGGTGTTCTGCTCATCCCTTTTAAATTCGGTGACCTTACCATCACATTTGTAGCACAACAACAAGCATAGCATAAGAACAAACTACCTAATTAACAACACAACAACAGATAAACAACCACTGATAACCATGCATACTAATAGTAGGGTTTAAGGTTTAAGACAACAGGGGCATCCCATGCCCCCTACTTCACATCACGTGTTGATCCTGGCAAAATATAAACAAGTTTGCAgcactagttcacatcatcaacACAAACTACTAACATGTTTATACTTAAGACTTCTAGAGCGCGAGAGAAATGTTGCCAATGCAGTTGTGCCTGTTGCAGCGCACCCCTGCACATGATCGAGTTGTCGTGGTTGTAGATCTGCACCTTGAGGCCAAGCCCGGAGATTCACAAGACGAGGAGGTCGCCGGGGACGATCCTGTGGCGGCGGCAGAAGTACTGCCAGCCTCGGTTAAGGACCATCTGACCCAAGAAGTTCTGGACCTGAACCCAGAACTCGCACCACTTGTTGGCCGACAGTGTAACGACGCGCGGGGCCTTGATCACCAGCCGCTACTTCATCACCTCCGTGAACTTGGGCGGGATGATGAGCATGGTGAGATCCTCCATGTCCTTGATCTGAACGTAGAAACGCAACGGCTCTCATGCCCCCTCTTCGTGGCCGGTGCTCAGAGACCGTCCCCGTGAAGGTGGTTGGCTCATGGCAGCGATCCTGCCAGGCAGGTTCACCCTTTTGAGCAAGCAATTTGTTAGGATCAGGTCCTCGGCGCCCTCGGTGCCAGCCACGGCatgcgctcctccaccggctacgtCCCACTCCATCTTCATGATCTTGTCACGTAAGATGACTTGTGTTAGTAACAAAGCATTGGCAACACTCGAATGGGGGTTAAAAAAAACCCTCCACCCACTGGGGTTCTGAACAGCGGTGCACCTGATGTCTCCTCGAGCGGCGCAACCGAACCCAGGACCACCAGGTCCGGATACAGCGGCATAGCCGAAGCAGCCGACACCTCATCAGCCCGATGATGGGGCCTGGTGCAAAAGGGCGACGGAGCGCGGATGGCTGCCATCAGGTCAATGCCTGAATTCACGAGGCCGGCCACCCACCGGTCTTGGATATTGTTGTTTCCGGCGATGATGGGGTcagcgggcggcgcggcggcgggcgagCCATCGGAGGAGAGTAAGGAGCGGTGAGGAGAGTGAGAGAGTGGTGTGAATGGAGGAGTGGACGGTGACACGAGAGAGGGAAGGGAGTTATGAGACATCCGGTCCGTCTCCCGCGCTCTCCGAAGCGTGCAGCGAAGAGGCACGCGTGGCTCTAGCGAGTCTGGCTCGCAAATAAAACTACCGATTCGCAGCCGTGTCACCTTCCTCACATGCAGTTACCGATGGCAGCCGCTCATCCAGGAGGAGTGCGGGGCCGCCGGCATTGCCTTCCTCGCTTGCGGTGGCCAGTGGCGGCGAGGAGAGGCGCAACGGTAGGTGGCAGATTATTCGTGCGCTACACCCTCCTTGCCCAAATATGTTTCTACACAATTCTTTTCCCTCCCTTTAGTAACTTCAGAAACAAGTACCGGATGCAACATCTATTGCCAACTTTTGGAATTGTTTCCTCTAGTCAGCTCTATCTCCGTGCTTTTTTTTTAGAACCTATCTCTGTGCTATTGCTATTGCTATTGCTATTGGATGCCTAATCTTCCCATTTCTTGATCAACCATTTAGCATAGTTTGTCACCATCTGCATTTAAGATCAACCTTTAACTATATATAAGCAGTAGATTTTTTAAGGAAGGGGTACAAGGCTTTGGATTTGGAACTGAATCTCACACTGCTTTTACTAGTTCCTATATCTGCAGTATGAAGTAGACACTATAAGGTGGGCATACAAACTAAATTTTCCCTTAGCAAGAACAACTACAGCCAACCACATTAAAAGACAAATACATTTTACTCTTAAGAGCTAATTTCTCTTATTTCGTTCTGAGTCAACAGAAAGTAATTCAAAAATTATGAAAACATTCATGATTTTCAGCATATGCATATTGGAAGAtttaaattttaaaaaatatacACAACTTTAATAGGCAGACACGTGATGAAAACCTGCAAGTCTTTTCTCTTGGTAGTTGATGTGAATTCCCCCCTTCCTAACATCTTTCACCTATGCTTTGATCCTTGGGACCCCGCTTTTACTAAGTTCTGCAACTGAGCTCATCATCAAGAGCGAGCTCATCATCAAGAGCATGCAAATAAGAAATGTATGGAATTACTATGGAAACAAGTGAAAGATGCAGATGCATATCCATGCTAAATTTGAGTAAACTAATGTATGGAACTTCATGACTGCTCGGAGATTGATTAATAGAGAATGTAAAGTTTAAACAGTTGGCAGACAACACATTTGATAGCATGACTGGTAAGAGAATGTCCAATCCTAAAGTGTAAAATTAGAAGAAGGTACATCAGCTCTGTGGCATCTACGACTTTACAAAATGGCATCATGGTTTGAACATATTACATATGGACGCaaataatcatggcatgatggcaaaaaagaaaaaatggcCATTCAGATCTCAACCACAAAAATCCTTTTGTAACCCTTCACTATCTTCTAACCTCTACGACCTAAAGGGTAGAAAAACTGAATCAACACAAATATATGACTCTATAATCTGTAGTTTACTGCGTACATATATTTTTCCGTGAGTTTGCGGGCATAAATAAATGAATTTATTTTCATTACTGTATTGGAGACATGCAAGAAAGCTTACATTCTTTTCCAAGCCCTTGTTCCAGACTTTGAGCTCCTGGGTTTGCGTGTTCAAGCATTTCATCTCCTTGGGCTTGAGACTTTGAGAGTCAGTTTAACTCCCAACTTCAATTTTCCAGTAGTGTAGTTGTTTCACCTTGTCATCCAGCTGAAACCTCAGGCTCTCGATTTCCCCTGAAATCGCGCAAGAATCGTCCTCAGAGACCATCGAAAACTTTCATTATCACTAGCTTTCTTCTTCCCACTCGCAGCTGATTCTGGCCAAAAAAGCTCTGCATTCCGACAGCTGCAGAGAATCATTTGTGCATTCAGCAAGTAAAATGTAACAAAAATGAAACATGCATGAGATATGACGCAAATATTTTCAACTATACTTGCTCATAAGGGCGTTGTGCACTTCTAGTTTTATCAACCAACTAGCATGGCAAGATGATGGTGAGTGGTCTGATGTTCATTCTTGAACAAAATTCTGCTATTGGCCGCCGGAGACGTTCCGATGCGCGATCCCCCACACGCCTCCTCCTCCCACGGTGGCCGCCGGCGCCCTCACTACCGTCGGTGGCGGGATGGGATTAGACGGGAGGCGGAGAAAGGCGCCTCATCTCCGTGGAAGGTCACGGCGGCGAGGATGCTGCGGTCCGGAGAGGGATTTGGGGGAGAGAAGCTGCAGATCGGCGGGGGAGTGCAGAAGAGGAATGGCTCGACCGACAGACTCCAGTGCCCATCTGTCGCCCACATACACAGTCGCGTGGTTGGGCCCACGGGATGCAAGCCCAGGCCCTCTCAAAAACCGGCCCAGATTGTGGATAGCGCCGATCGGAAAGCGGATAATGAAGTGTACGTCTTCGCTTCCCGTGTGTGCCCGTCTCTTATCTCCAACAGTCCTAAAAAAAAAGTCTCTTATCTCCAACGGTCCGAAGCGGAACACGACGGCCGCCACGATCCTCGCCGCCACGGCCGGGGAGAATCGAGGATGTGCGGGCCGCAGGCGAGCGGCGCCACGGCTTCGTGAGTGGTGGGGGCGGATGGACACGGACGAGCACCTCTACCTGCTGGGCTCCTGACGCTCCCCGTCTCCCGCTTCGACGCCGACAAGGTCGATGCGCTCAAGCGCCTTCTCGCCCTCTTCCCATAGGTTCGGTTCCTCCCGTCCTCTGACGTCATGGAAATTTGAAACGATTTGCGTGCGTGCGCAGGTAGGCAAGAACGTGTGGCGGCGATCTCATTCCACCTCTTCACGCAGATCACGCAGGTTGGGTTCGGCTCGCGCCTCCTCCCCTCGTCCCATCTCAGGGCTTGGATCTCGACGGGATTTCGAATTTTCGATTGGTATAATATTGCATTGATAACAATATTTGACCTATCTTGATAAAAACTCGGTACTCGTAATGCAAAAATATTTAGTTCCTTTACATTGAATTTAAAAGGTAAGTCAAACATTTACCATCCGTCTCCATGATAATATACGATGATATTACGATCGACAGTTTATGAGAAACAGATAATAAAGATAGACAGACTGATTGATTATATTACAATAAGATCACTCGCACTGCATAATATATATCACAGTGCATGATACTACTTTAGTTACTGTATTCACACTGCATAGCATCATATTATCATTTCATTTATCCATTTGTAGAATCCAATTCCAAACATAAAGTTGTGGATATGATCTATTTCTTATAAATTTTTCTCGTTTAATGTGTTATACTGTTCCACAATATGATGCTACAATCTTCTCTCACATTCTTAATTGCAATGCCGCATCATCGTTTTCCTTAGGTGGCACTGCATTGATACCCTTTATGATACTTGCACCAGGACAGGTCTAAGGTACGATTACTCATCGGCCAGATCCCAGACTCGTCACTGCTTCCTTCTCGATGCTAAAATATTCAGCACTAACAACCGTCGAGTTGACCATTGCCGATCGCTGCCCAAGTAAACTTTCATTCTCTTCAGGGTCTTGCTGCAGTTGCACCCAGGGATGTTGCATCACCTTCCTCAACCTATCAAGCTTCTCCGCAACTTCCTTCATTGATGGCCTATTCGTACCACACATCTCCAAGCATTGCTTCGCTAGCTCCGCGATCTCTTCAAGAACCTCCATGTTGTCTTGCTTGATCCCATCATCCAAGATCTCCTGAAGCTTATTCTCCTTCACTGCAGACATAAACATCATTGATAGGCTCTTCTCTTGGTCAGAGGCATCAAGACTAAAGGGCTTCTTCCCCGTGAGCAGCTCCAGAAGAACGACACCAAAGCTGTACACGTCACTCTTGTCTGTCAACTGGCATGTTTGCATGTACTCCGGGTCAAGGTACCCGCACGTCCCTTGTACAAGTGTGACAAATTGTGACTCATCGGTTGGTGCCAGGATAGAGGCACCGAAGTCGGAGACTTTAGCCTTGTAGTCGCCATCAAGGAGGATATTGGAGGACTTGACATCACCATGAAGGATTGGTGTCGAAGTGGATGAGTGAAGGTAGGAGAGCGCGTCCGCGGACTCATGAGCGATCCCCAAGCGAGTGGCTAAGGGGATACGTCGGCCATGGTTGCCGTGGATGAGATGGAAAAGAGTGCCGTTTGGGACGAACTCATAAACCAACATGGGGACTTCCACTTCGAGGCAGCATCCCAGAAGTTTCACAATGTTTTTGTGGTTGATTTGGGATAGGATTAGCATCTCCTTACCGAACTCCTTCTTGTGTTGCTCGTTGATGGTCATGCATCTCTTGACCGCCACCTCCACGTTGCGGTTGAAAAGTCCCTTATACACAGTCCCATGCCCCCCATGACCTAAGACTTGTTGTTCACTGAACTTGTTCGTGGCTTGTTGCAGTTCTTCCTCTGAGAAGATTTTGAATGTAAGGCCTTGCTTCGACTTCATCTCTTCAAATAGTATGAGGCCACCATGCTGCCGGAAGTAGTTCTGTTTCATGTTCTGTAGCTTCCGTCTCTCTTGGATGAAGCATGCAAAGGCAATAACAATCACAATGATGACGAGCCCAACACTTGCACCTGCATGATTATCAATCCAAATATAGTTATGAGTACCTTTTCAAACTAAATTTCGGCGACTAGTGTCTTGTTTTGTTCTTTTGAAATCAAACACAGTGGCCCACTGAAATCTAGTACtgttgttggagttatgttttATGCCATGGTCCAAACTCCAAACTAAGAATTTCTTGGTCGTTCAAACTATTTATTTGATTCACTTTCCCTTTAAAACTATCATTGGATCAGTTTCTCCTTCAAACGATAGTGGCTAGTTCATTTCACTACTGAGACCAGTTTTGGACGACATCGGTCTTGACAACCTGGATGGTTGTTCTGCCAGTGTGACATCCATGTCATCCAAATACTGCACACACAAAATGACATGTGGCAGCAGCAGACACCGCTTTTCGTTGCCTGATGCACAATCACCTATCAATACCTGACCACTCCGGGGTCAACCtcatttttgaaaaaaaaaatcagtACCTGACCACTGATGGCGGGGCGCAAGCTCAGTGAGCTAGACAACCACTGCCACCACCATGGTCTTCGATGAAGAACAAGCGTCGGAGGCAGTCGTAACCAATATCCGATCTTCCTAGAACTTGGATAATGCCTTGCGGGCAAAACCATTGTCAAAGTCATGAAATCCAACATCCAAGAAAGGTAGGGGGTAAAGACATAAATATAAGTAGTATAGCTTTGGAGGGGAATATTGAACATATTTGAGAAAAAAACTGCCAAATCAATAGTCATTTTGGGTGGGTGGTTGGGGGGGTTGAGCTTTCCCTTTTTAGTAGTGATGATGTCTATGCTCACTCAGCAAAGAGAAGAACACACCTATGACTGGCACCGCAGGAAAATGGGGAGACTTTGGAATTGGTACGCAGACACCATTTGCCATATAGTTCCCAGGGTGGCATGAGCAACTGTATTTCCCCTGCGTATTCTTGCAGATCCCTGGGCCGCAAGGATTAGATTTTTCACGGCACTCGTCAATATCTgggaaagaaatgtttttagttcAAGTAGTTATACAATGTGTATACTCATGATCTACATGAGATGGTGAAAAATGTAAGTGAGGTAGAAGGCAGGAAAACGGGAGGTACCTTGGCATCCAGCCGTGATGTAAGGGTTGCCTTTGTACCCATTGGAGCACTTGCAATGGTAACCTGGATCGTTGGTGGTGGAATCAACACACGCACTATGGCTGCTGAGGCACGCATAGGTACTCATGTTCTTTTTAGCTGCCTTGCAAGTCCACGGTCTTATTACCCAGTTCGCGACAAGAGGGACTCCCCCCTTGTATGTCTCATAGAACACTTTGGATTTGACATAGCTGGTGTTGAAACTGAAAGCTGCCTTATCCATCAGTGCCATGTAATTGCAAGGATTGGCTTGCCATATTTGAGTAGTGTTGTAGTTTTCGTTGAAATAGCCACGATAATACTGTATGCCCTTTGGGACATCGGCTTGACAACAGCCAGCGCCAGAGCATTTGCCATTCTCGAGGGTGACATTCGTGCATGTGGAATAGCAACCTATTACGTACTGCACACAAAACAAACCAAACAAAACTTATATGAGATGTCCTTtttctctgtgtgtgtgtgttgggggggagggggtttATATGGGATGTCTTTAACCAGAGTAACGATTTAAATGAGGAAATTACATGATTTTTATTTTAAGGAGATATTATTTTATAACCTATTATTTGTAGAAAAGTCTTGCAGATCTGTTCACACTGGTTAATGGTAAGAGTTTTTTTCTACGACAAATCAACTTCCTCTATGCACCCTACCAACAAAAAAAGACTTTCTCTATGCTATTTGGAAACTTAAGATAGCACCTAGAACTCACACATTTCTGTGTCAGATCCTCAAAATAATTATATGGAACCTAGCGGATTTATTCAATGCAATGCTCACAGCGCATGAATCGTAACAATATCTTCTCTACTGTGTTGTGGCCAAACTTCAACTTGTATGGGAGGAATCAGCACCAATTCTGAAGGTTAGAAAGTTGGTTATTTCTGAATCTTTGCAAAGTTTTTGGGAAGGTGCCATTAATACTGTAACTTGTAACTAATGCAACGATGTGAGGATTATGGAATAGCAGGAACGAAATTGTGTGAACAAAAAAGTGTGGGTTAATATGGAACAGTTTGTCCCCTCGAAAGAATagtgataataataataatatggAACAGTTTGGGACATGATCATGGCCTACATAGGGAACTGGAAGGTCCCTTGCAAAGAGGCATATAGATAGACTTGCTGGAAAAAGTTGGGGCTCTGTTTGTAAGGAGGGTGAGAGAATTTAACCTCTAGCACTACCAGGGGCTGGGGGGTAGAAGTGCAAGCTGAAAATTAAAGGTATCTTTCAAGCCGAATCCAGCAGAGCTTTGATGTCATA
Protein-coding sequences here:
- the LOC125509631 gene encoding putative wall-associated receptor kinase-like 16, with product MKPGCSRLLFICLSAIWALATADVPAGQRPGCPAKCGDVAIPFPFGIGKHCALHNGFNLNCTSINGTMKPFKWNIEVTKISIPSSKVWMTTRMSWQCYFPATRTTNYSDSWLSFTNSPFSISEVDNKIIVIGCNAVAYMRSSTYVIGCYSTCTNVTLENGKCSGAGCCQADVPKGIQYYRGYFNENYNTTQIWQANPCNYMALMDKAAFSFNTSYVKSKVFYETYKGGVPLVANWVIRPWTCKAAKKNMSTYACLSSHSACVDSTTNDPGYHCKCSNGYKGNPYITAGCQDIDECREKSNPCGPGICKNTQGKYSCSCHPGNYMANGVCVPIPKSPHFPAVPVIGASVGLVIIVIVIAFACFIQERRKLQNMKQNYFRQHGGLILFEEMKSKQGLTFKIFSEEELQQATNKFSEQQVLGHGGHGTVYKGLFNRNVEVAVKRCMTINEQHKKEFGKEMLILSQINHKNIVKLLGCCLEVEVPMLVYEFVPNGTLFHLIHGNHGRRIPLATRLGIAHESADALSYLHSSTSTPILHGDVKSSNILLDGDYKAKVSDFGASILAPTDESQFVTLVQGTCGYLDPEYMQTCQLTDKSDVYSFGVVLLELLTGKKPFSLDASDQEKSLSMMFMSAVKENKLQEILDDGIKQDNMEVLEEIAELAKQCLEMCGTNRPSMKEVAEKLDRLRKVMQHPWVQLQQDPEENESLLGQRSAMVNSTVVSAEYFSIEKEAVTSLGSGR